A single Anabrus simplex isolate iqAnaSimp1 chromosome 10, ASM4041472v1, whole genome shotgun sequence DNA region contains:
- the LOC136882261 gene encoding forkhead box protein O: protein MMEPPLSELEAGFEPQQRARSNTWPLPRPDNFVEIKEEPGIKCPGGVVLGGPTCLGPDGTLAGGIQLPTAAATAKKNSSRRNAWGNLSYADLITQAITSAPEKRLTLSQIYEWMVQNVPYFKDKGDSNSSAGWKVS from the coding sequence ATGATGGAACCGCCTCTGTCCGAGCTAGAAGCAGGCTTCGAGCCTCAACAACGAGCGAGATCCAACACGTGGCCCTTACCAAGGCCCGATAATTTTGTCGAAATTAAAGAAGAACCAGGTATTAAATGCCCTGGCGGTGTAGTCCTCGGAGGTCCGACGTGTTTAGGACCTGACGGAACTTTAGCCGGAGGAATACAATTGCCCACCGCAGCAGCTACCGCGAAGAAGAACTCCAGTCGACGAAACGCGTGGGGTAACCTTTCGTATGCTGATCTTATAACACAAGCCATCACTTCGGCACCGGAGAAACGACTCACCCTTTCGCAGATTTACGAATGGATGGTGCAGAACGTCCCCTATTTCAAGGATAAAGGAGACAGTAATAGCTCAGCAGGATGGAAGGTAAGTTAG